A DNA window from Arachis duranensis cultivar V14167 chromosome 3, aradu.V14167.gnm2.J7QH, whole genome shotgun sequence contains the following coding sequences:
- the LOC107479271 gene encoding uncharacterized protein LOC107479271: protein MVHTSLAQQLRRPHIGRHRAQEEVHQEEYHQEEYQQEEQHNPANLNMSHILHAIEDLEMKHMEGQEQILAMQSKWMKQQEEWQKQHMEQQQLNEGRQLHREEFSVNTQARLSYMSDNMHHLYYAIPTYEEVQKEFVEREEGKVKQQKETLKKKMEDAGF from the coding sequence ATGGTCCATACCTCACTTGCTCAACAACTAAGAAGGCCACATATAGGAAGGCACAGAGCCCAGGAAGAAGTTCATCAAGAGGAATATCATCAGGAAGAGTACCAACAAGAAGAGCAACACAACCCAGCCAACCTCAATATGAGTCATATCTTACATGCCATTGAGGATTTGGAGATGAAACATATGGAGGGACAAGAGCAAATACTTGCCATGCAGTCCAAATGGATGAAGCAACAAGAAGAGTGGCAGAAACAACACATGGAGCAGCAACAGCTGAATGAAGGAAGGCAGCTGCATAGAGAGGAGTTCAGTGTAAACACTCAAGCCAGATTGAGTTACATGTCAGATAATATGCACCACCTATATTATGCCATTCCCACCTATGAGGAAGTCCAAAAAGAGTTTGTTGAACGAGAAGAAGGGAAGGTGAAACAGCAGAAGGAAActttgaagaaaaagatggaagATGCTGGGTTTTAG